From one Triticum aestivum cultivar Chinese Spring chromosome 4B, IWGSC CS RefSeq v2.1, whole genome shotgun sequence genomic stretch:
- the LOC123095190 gene encoding uncharacterized protein yields the protein MGEDISEEEFLDYHDKLPRIPTYIVARKLTNEELDEQDVRHALYRFRSYKHKLKEEGKEDTFDLNDISEADCDQAFLKKQRFFRQFEEISTLDWYFHPDYCKGGSLNDYQRLVLRNYVSYLLLHG from the exons ATGGGAGAGGATATCAGCGAGGAGGAGTTCCTTGATTACCATGACAAGCTACCTCGCATCCCTACTTATATTGTTGCCCGTAAACTGACAAATGAGGAGCTCGACGAGCAAGATGTTCGCCACGCACTGTATCGCTTCAGATCTTACAAGCACAAG TTGAAAGAGGAGGGAAAGGAAGATACATTTGACCTTAACGACATTTCTGAGGCCGACTGTGATCAAGCCTTCTTAAAGAAGCAGAGATTTTTCAGGCAATTCGAGGAAATTTCCACACTTGATTGGTATTTCCACCCTGATTACTGCAAAGGGGGTTCCCTGAATGACTACCAACGCCTAGTCCTTCGAAATTATGTGAGTTATCTTCTGTTGCATGGGTAG